One Pleurocapsa sp. PCC 7327 DNA segment encodes these proteins:
- a CDS encoding DUF3110 domain-containing protein, which yields MRVFVLLFNARTENEGIHTIQIGDRNKVLMFESEDDATRYALLLEAQDFPAPTVEAIDSEEIEEFCRSADYDWEIVKDGMLAIPPDKNVENTDWKPDGNYSEPETATETETGTETGTETDSEISPSELESIRRRLEGLL from the coding sequence ATGCGCGTATTCGTACTGTTGTTTAATGCCCGAACTGAAAATGAAGGCATCCACACGATTCAAATAGGCGATCGCAATAAAGTCTTGATGTTTGAGTCAGAAGATGACGCGACTCGCTATGCTCTCCTGCTAGAAGCTCAAGACTTTCCAGCCCCAACCGTAGAAGCGATCGATTCCGAGGAAATCGAGGAATTTTGCCGTAGCGCGGACTATGATTGGGAAATTGTCAAGGATGGCATGCTAGCTATTCCCCCCGACAAAAATGTCGAAAACACAGATTGGAAACCAGACGGGAATTATTCAGAACCGGAGACGGCAACTGAAACGGAAACCGGAACGGAAACCGGAACGGAAACCGACTCAGAAATATCCCCATCTGAGTTAGAGAGTATTCGTCGTCGGCTCGAAGGGCTACTTTAA
- the murQ gene encoding N-acetylmuramic acid 6-phosphate etherase, with amino-acid sequence METLEERGHLLTEQINPNSRNLDGLTSLELVDLFNQEDAQTLAAIAKARMELARAIDLAAESLRRGGRLFYVGAGTSGRLGVLDAAECPPTFCTPPEMVQGIIAGGATALVRSSEDLEDRKEDGAAAIAERRINELDVVVGITAGGTTPFVHGAIEAAKQRGATTIAISCVPAEQVAIHADVDIRLLTGPEVLAGSTRLKAGTATKMALNILSTGVMVRQGKVYGNRMVDVAVTNRKLRDRALRILQDITQLSRQEADKLLERSGKRVKLALLMHWSGLDAEAGDRLLERHQGNLRAALQDRTQL; translated from the coding sequence ATGGAAACTTTGGAAGAAAGAGGTCACCTGCTCACAGAGCAGATTAATCCCAACAGCCGCAATCTAGATGGACTGACATCGCTAGAACTCGTCGATCTTTTCAATCAAGAAGATGCTCAAACCTTAGCGGCAATCGCCAAAGCGCGGATGGAATTGGCAAGGGCGATCGACCTGGCCGCCGAGTCGCTGCGTCGGGGAGGAAGGCTTTTTTATGTCGGTGCGGGAACGAGCGGACGTTTGGGCGTATTAGATGCGGCGGAATGTCCTCCGACTTTCTGTACGCCGCCGGAAATGGTACAGGGAATCATTGCCGGAGGGGCAACCGCCCTAGTTCGCAGCTCGGAAGATTTAGAAGATAGAAAAGAAGATGGAGCGGCTGCGATCGCCGAGCGACGAATCAATGAATTAGATGTCGTAGTCGGCATTACGGCGGGGGGAACTACTCCCTTCGTCCATGGGGCAATCGAAGCCGCCAAGCAACGAGGCGCGACGACCATTGCCATTAGCTGCGTTCCTGCCGAGCAGGTCGCCATTCACGCTGATGTGGACATTCGCTTGCTCACCGGACCGGAGGTTTTAGCAGGATCGACGCGACTAAAAGCCGGGACAGCGACTAAAATGGCATTAAACATCCTCTCCACGGGGGTGATGGTACGCCAGGGAAAAGTCTACGGCAATCGCATGGTCGATGTAGCCGTCACCAATCGCAAACTGCGCGATCGCGCTCTGCGCATCCTACAAGATATCACCCAACTCAGCCGCCAAGAAGCTGATAAACTCCTAGAACGCAGCGGCAAGCGGGTTAAACTCGCCCTGTTAATGCACTGGAGCGGATTGGATGCCGAAGCGGGCGATCGCCTCCTAGAACGACACCAAGGCAATCTTCGCGCTGCTCTCCAAGATCGCACTCAACTGTAA
- a CDS encoding TetR/AcrR family transcriptional regulator, protein MPKIVDHDLYRKELLAKSFDLFAEKGYGTITMRKIAEGLGVSTGTLYHYFPSKQALFEQLVEELVEGDILRVTAELKDARTLEERIEKSFDFISRNQDYFFKQTLIFADFYKQQQQQGRELSDALRQSCMRVAKSMSKLLGIEDPELITFLLSLVDGLIWRQIYGYGCVDYSAQAKVLTKMLTAYLNNNNKLRK, encoded by the coding sequence ATGCCCAAAATTGTAGACCATGACTTATACCGCAAAGAATTGCTCGCCAAGAGCTTTGACTTGTTTGCCGAAAAAGGCTATGGAACGATTACCATGCGCAAGATTGCCGAAGGACTGGGAGTTTCTACTGGAACGCTCTATCACTACTTTCCTAGCAAACAGGCTTTGTTCGAGCAGTTGGTTGAAGAATTAGTCGAAGGAGACATCCTGCGGGTAACGGCAGAATTAAAAGATGCTCGAACTCTGGAGGAACGAATTGAGAAATCATTTGACTTCATCAGTCGCAATCAGGATTATTTTTTTAAGCAAACACTTATCTTTGCAGATTTTTACAAGCAGCAGCAACAGCAAGGACGAGAGTTAAGCGATGCACTCAGACAATCGTGCATGCGAGTAGCAAAGTCAATGTCAAAACTTTTGGGCATTGAAGATCCCGAATTGATTACCTTCTTACTCAGCTTAGTAGATGGTCTGATCTGGCGGCAGATATATGGTTATGGATGCGTTGATTACTCAGCTCAAGCTAAAGTCCTGACGAAGATGTTAACTGCCTATCTCAATAACAATAATAAGTTAAGGAAGTAA
- a CDS encoding site-2 protease family protein → MINASETTAIAAIVLVALGILAWGYNRAKAYGKLGILAWLQSVILMAPWLIFFGLFAAGIYLNLVGILFLLVASVVVYIYLGNRLRAEGQDAILRERAAQKLKDERETNLPPTSETAPKTGEQPEAIVPEILPIPEDDLKLIKGIFGIDTFFATETISYQEGAIFKGNLRGEPETVHARLSEKLKENFGEKYRLFMVEGTEGKPVVIVLPSTNDPQPTTLAQKNLALVLLIATIATSLESAGLLLGFDLFSNLGRYREAIPLSLGLWAILVAHEIGHRIAAKRYNIRLSVPFFLPTWQIGSFGAITRFESLLPNRTALFDVALAGPAFGGIVSLAMLVAGLILSRPGSLFQVPSQFFQGSILVGSLARVVLGEQLQKAIVDVHPLTILGWLGLVITSLNLLPAGQLDGGRIVQAIYGRKIARRTSIATLVLLGLVALINPANPIPLYWAVLILFLQRDLERPSLNELTEPDDTRAAWGLLALFLMLATLIPLSPGLAGRLGIGG, encoded by the coding sequence ATGATTAACGCATCAGAAACTACTGCCATTGCCGCTATTGTTCTAGTCGCGCTAGGAATTTTAGCTTGGGGGTACAATCGGGCAAAAGCCTATGGCAAATTGGGGATCTTAGCCTGGTTGCAATCCGTTATTCTCATGGCTCCCTGGTTAATTTTCTTTGGCTTATTCGCGGCGGGAATCTATTTGAATTTGGTGGGCATTCTCTTCCTACTCGTCGCTTCAGTCGTCGTCTATATTTATTTAGGAAATCGCCTCAGAGCAGAAGGACAAGACGCTATTTTACGCGAGAGAGCTGCCCAAAAGCTCAAAGACGAACGAGAGACAAATCTTCCCCCAACTTCCGAAACGGCGCCAAAAACTGGAGAGCAGCCAGAAGCTATCGTTCCAGAGATCTTGCCGATCCCAGAAGACGACCTAAAACTCATCAAAGGGATTTTTGGCATAGATACTTTTTTCGCTACAGAAACGATTTCCTATCAAGAAGGCGCAATTTTTAAAGGAAATCTGCGAGGGGAACCCGAAACCGTACATGCTCGCCTTTCAGAAAAACTTAAAGAAAATTTTGGCGAAAAATATCGGTTGTTTATGGTAGAAGGGACGGAAGGAAAACCCGTTGTTATCGTCCTTCCCAGCACAAACGACCCGCAACCGACAACTCTTGCTCAGAAAAACTTAGCGTTAGTCCTACTTATTGCCACTATCGCCACGAGTTTAGAATCGGCTGGACTTTTGCTAGGGTTTGATTTATTCAGCAATTTAGGTCGTTACCGGGAAGCTATTCCCCTGAGTCTCGGACTTTGGGCAATCCTAGTCGCTCACGAAATCGGTCATCGCATCGCAGCCAAACGATATAATATTCGCCTGAGCGTTCCCTTTTTCCTTCCAACTTGGCAAATTGGTTCCTTCGGGGCAATTACTCGCTTTGAGTCCTTGCTTCCTAACCGAACTGCTTTGTTTGACGTGGCGCTTGCTGGTCCAGCCTTTGGCGGCATCGTCTCTTTAGCGATGCTAGTCGCTGGGTTAATCCTCTCCCGTCCGGGCAGTTTGTTTCAAGTTCCCAGCCAATTTTTCCAAGGCTCGATTTTGGTGGGAAGTCTTGCCAGAGTGGTTTTAGGGGAGCAGTTGCAAAAAGCGATCGTTGACGTTCATCCGCTGACGATACTCGGCTGGTTAGGGCTAGTGATTACCTCCTTAAATTTGCTACCTGCCGGACAATTAGACGGGGGAAGAATCGTTCAAGCCATCTACGGAAGGAAGATAGCCAGACGCACTTCTATTGCTACTTTAGTTCTCTTAGGACTCGTTGCTTTAATTAACCCTGCCAATCCCATTCCTCTGTACTGGGCAGTTTTAATTCTATTTTTACAACGCGATCTAGAACGTCCTAGCCTCAACGAACTAACCGAACCTGACGATACTCGCGCTGCTTGGGGTCTATTAGCACTGTTTTTGATGTTGGCAACCTTGATTCCTCTCAGTCCGGGTTTAGCAGGGCGTTTAGGGATTGGGGGCTAG
- a CDS encoding SRPBCC family protein translates to MSSGLAVFVTPHFQKHRRSLAGSLPAIALGATLAFSPLVLAGTANNPIASLPAQEQAALESGAAVLTGREGQYTCRVLVNAPVATVWKVLTDYDNFENFYPNVVSSQIVENKGNRKVFEQVYVIKALIFTKEERVRIAATETYPKQIDFSLVQGDLNSLEGAWRIDPVSSDRVLITHQVSVVPKDKDRALFYGIYEDTLENLLRSVKQQVEQYAVR, encoded by the coding sequence ATGTCATCAGGTTTAGCAGTGTTCGTAACTCCTCATTTCCAAAAGCACCGTCGCTCGCTGGCAGGCTCCCTTCCCGCCATCGCTCTCGGTGCAACCCTAGCATTCAGTCCTCTAGTCTTGGCAGGGACGGCTAACAACCCGATCGCGAGCCTTCCAGCCCAAGAACAAGCCGCCCTAGAGTCGGGGGCAGCCGTTCTGACGGGTCGCGAAGGACAATATACTTGTCGAGTGTTAGTCAATGCACCCGTTGCCACGGTTTGGAAGGTGTTAACCGACTACGATAATTTCGAGAACTTTTATCCCAACGTCGTCTCTAGCCAAATTGTAGAAAATAAAGGCAATCGGAAAGTTTTTGAACAGGTTTACGTCATCAAGGCTCTAATTTTTACTAAGGAGGAGCGCGTTCGCATTGCCGCAACAGAAACCTATCCCAAGCAAATTGATTTTAGCCTGGTTCAAGGAGATTTAAACTCTCTTGAAGGCGCTTGGCGAATCGATCCCGTTTCGTCCGATCGAGTTCTGATTACCCATCAAGTCTCCGTCGTCCCGAAAGACAAGGATCGCGCCTTATTTTATGGGATTTACGAAGATACCTTAGAAAACCTCCTTAGATCTGTCAAGCAGCAAGTCGAGCAATATGCTGTTAGATAA
- a CDS encoding MoaD/ThiS family protein, whose translation MAVKVLIPTPLQKFTSDRATIECTGTTVSELIDSLEHNCPGIKARLCDEEGKLRRFLNFYVNSEDIRFLDGAETPLKDGDEVSIVPAVAGG comes from the coding sequence ATGGCTGTAAAAGTTTTAATTCCTACTCCACTGCAAAAATTCACTAGCGATCGCGCGACAATTGAATGTACCGGAACTACCGTGAGCGAATTAATTGACTCGCTAGAACACAACTGTCCCGGTATCAAAGCTCGTTTGTGCGATGAAGAAGGCAAGCTGCGCCGCTTCTTGAACTTCTACGTCAACAGCGAGGATATTCGCTTTTTAGATGGAGCCGAAACTCCGCTCAAAGATGGAGATGAGGTGAGTATCGTTCCTGCCGTTGCTGGCGGTTAG
- a CDS encoding alpha/beta fold hydrolase translates to MLEPIGVERQSVVTSLGTMVYYTPTKPPWREEDKPDSENLPTLIFLHGFGGGSSAYEWSKVYPAFASDYRVLAPDLIGWGRSEHPERNYLPEDYIRTIIEFIEKTCDSPTPVIASSLTAAFTIRAAIARPDLFKSLILTTPAGLSDFGEDYTRSIFAQIVKVPFLDKFLYSAGVATEGGIENFLKNNQFAARDRVYPEIVKAYLKSAQQPNAEYAALSFVRGDLCFDLSKYITQLKTPTAIIWGRKSQFTGPEIGKRLAALNPEAVKVFLELDEVGLTPQLELPGVTIGLIRKFLKLLEE, encoded by the coding sequence ATGCTCGAACCTATTGGCGTAGAAAGACAATCGGTCGTCACTTCTCTCGGAACTATGGTGTACTATACGCCAACCAAACCACCTTGGCGAGAGGAAGATAAACCTGACAGCGAAAATCTCCCGACTCTAATTTTCTTACATGGCTTCGGTGGTGGATCTTCTGCCTATGAATGGTCAAAAGTTTATCCAGCTTTTGCTAGCGACTATCGCGTATTAGCACCAGATTTAATTGGTTGGGGTCGTTCCGAACATCCCGAACGCAATTATCTACCTGAAGATTATATTCGCACGATTATCGAGTTTATCGAGAAAACTTGCGATAGTCCTACACCAGTTATAGCCTCATCTCTGACGGCAGCGTTTACCATTCGCGCCGCGATCGCTCGCCCGGACTTATTCAAGTCCTTGATTCTGACTACTCCAGCCGGGTTATCCGACTTCGGAGAAGATTATACTCGCAGTATCTTTGCTCAGATCGTCAAAGTCCCTTTTCTAGATAAATTCCTCTATAGTGCTGGTGTAGCGACAGAAGGCGGGATAGAGAACTTTCTTAAAAATAACCAATTTGCCGCTCGCGATCGCGTTTATCCAGAAATTGTCAAGGCTTATCTCAAATCTGCCCAACAACCTAACGCAGAATATGCTGCCCTCTCTTTTGTCCGGGGCGATTTGTGTTTCGATCTCTCAAAATACATCACTCAGCTAAAGACTCCTACTGCCATAATTTGGGGTCGCAAATCTCAGTTTACGGGTCCCGAAATCGGAAAGCGTCTAGCTGCTCTCAATCCAGAAGCTGTTAAGGTCTTTCTGGAATTGGATGAAGTAGGATTGACACCCCAGCTTGAATTACCTGGGGTGACAATTGGTTTAATTCGCAAATTTCTTAAATTGCTCGAAGAGTAA
- a CDS encoding ABC exporter membrane fusion protein has translation MSLQGLPKKSTRWIIGSVAMGIAFTGAIALYSISHLQSAKETTSESARVPQLKKVTALGHLEPEAEVVPVAAPIALDGDRVAQLLVKEGDRVKAGQVIAILDSRARLQDEVAQARERVKMAQAKLAQVKAGAKTGEIQAQQAAIARLEAEQSTEIEAQKATIARIEAERHTEIEAQKAAIEQIKVQLANAEVEYKRYQTLFKEGATAASLLDNKRLAFQTAQQQLKEAQANLKRIQTSRGQELNEARATLRRIQTSRSQQLKQAKATLDQIAEVRSVDVRSAQAEVDNAIAALKQTQTNLNQVYIRAPMAGRILKIHARPGAKISDSGIVEIAQTDQMLVVAEVYQTDIGKVRLGQKAVITSNTFPGELRGTVSEIGWQVSRQNVFSNQPGENLDRRVVEVKIRLDPEDSKRVERLTNLQVQTAIAL, from the coding sequence ATGAGTCTGCAAGGTTTGCCGAAAAAGTCTACTCGCTGGATAATTGGTTCGGTAGCGATGGGAATCGCTTTTACAGGAGCGATCGCACTCTATAGCATTTCACACTTACAATCAGCAAAGGAAACTACATCTGAGTCGGCACGAGTTCCTCAACTCAAAAAAGTAACTGCACTAGGACACTTGGAACCGGAAGCAGAAGTCGTTCCCGTCGCCGCACCCATAGCGCTAGATGGAGACAGAGTTGCCCAACTACTCGTCAAAGAGGGCGATCGCGTTAAAGCGGGACAAGTTATTGCCATACTCGATTCGCGCGCTCGCTTGCAAGATGAGGTCGCGCAAGCTAGAGAGCGGGTCAAAATGGCGCAAGCCAAACTCGCCCAAGTCAAAGCAGGGGCGAAAACTGGGGAAATTCAGGCGCAGCAAGCCGCGATCGCGCGTCTAGAAGCCGAACAAAGCACGGAAATTGAAGCCCAAAAAGCGACGATCGCGCGAATCGAAGCCGAACGACATACAGAAATTGAAGCTCAAAAAGCCGCGATCGAGCAGATAAAAGTCCAGCTTGCCAATGCCGAAGTAGAATACAAACGCTACCAAACCCTTTTTAAAGAGGGAGCCACTGCTGCCTCGTTACTCGATAACAAGCGCTTAGCCTTCCAAACGGCACAGCAGCAACTCAAGGAAGCGCAAGCTAACCTCAAACGCATTCAAACCTCCAGAGGGCAGGAACTGAACGAGGCGCGAGCTACTCTCAGGCGCATTCAGACCTCGCGATCGCAACAACTCAAGCAAGCTAAAGCCACTTTAGACCAAATTGCCGAAGTTCGTTCTGTAGACGTGCGATCGGCGCAAGCAGAGGTCGATAACGCCATAGCAGCACTCAAACAAACTCAGACCAATCTAAATCAAGTTTATATTCGCGCGCCGATGGCGGGAAGAATTCTCAAAATTCATGCGCGACCGGGCGCAAAAATTAGCGATTCTGGAATTGTGGAAATCGCTCAAACCGACCAAATGCTGGTGGTAGCAGAAGTTTATCAAACCGATATCGGCAAAGTGCGACTCGGACAGAAAGCTGTCATTACCAGCAATACATTTCCAGGCGAATTGCGGGGAACGGTATCGGAAATTGGCTGGCAGGTTAGCCGCCAAAACGTTTTTAGCAACCAACCTGGAGAAAACCTCGATCGCCGCGTGGTAGAAGTCAAAATTCGCCTCGATCCCGAAGATAGCAAGCGCGTGGAAAGGTTGACTAATTTACAAGTTCAAACGGCGATCGCATTATAA
- the thrC gene encoding threonine synthase: MTQATQTQTPSTFTPTFTKLVSKEGGTEYPLKALHICEETFAPLEVAYDYDLIRRQVSRESIQAGPNSIWRYRAFLPVATENPIDVGTGMTPLVKSHRLARRLGLKNLYIKNDAVNMPTLSFKDRVVSVALTRARELGFTTVSCASTGNLANSTAAIAAHAGLDCCVFIPADLEAGKVLGTLIYNPTVMAVKGNYDQVNRLCSEVGNTYGWGFVNINLRPYYSEGSKTLGFEVAEQLGWKLPDHIVAPLASGSLYTKIYKGFQEFVKVGLVEDKNVRFSGAQAEGCSPIAQAFREERDFVTPVKPNTIAKSIAIGNPADGIYALEIARKTGGNIESVTDAEIVEGIKLLAETEGIFTETAGGTTVAVLKKLVEAGKIDPDETTVVYITGNGLKTQEAVQGYIGEPLVIEPKLDSFERALERSRTLERLEWQQVLV, translated from the coding sequence ATGACCCAGGCAACCCAAACTCAAACCCCATCTACTTTTACTCCCACCTTCACCAAGCTAGTTTCTAAAGAAGGAGGAACCGAATACCCGCTTAAAGCTCTCCATATTTGTGAGGAAACCTTTGCGCCTCTAGAAGTGGCTTACGACTACGACCTCATTCGCCGCCAAGTTAGTCGCGAAAGCATCCAAGCGGGACCAAACTCAATTTGGCGCTATCGGGCATTTCTCCCCGTCGCTACTGAAAATCCTATTGACGTGGGAACTGGGATGACTCCCCTAGTCAAATCTCATCGCTTGGCGCGTCGCCTGGGTTTGAAGAATCTCTACATCAAAAATGATGCCGTCAATATGCCTACCCTCAGCTTCAAGGATAGGGTAGTATCCGTTGCGCTGACTCGCGCCCGCGAACTAGGATTTACAACGGTTTCCTGTGCCAGTACGGGTAACTTAGCTAATTCTACTGCCGCGATCGCAGCTCATGCAGGATTAGATTGCTGCGTTTTCATCCCTGCGGATCTCGAAGCTGGAAAAGTCCTAGGCACTTTAATTTACAATCCTACTGTCATGGCGGTTAAAGGCAATTACGACCAAGTAAACCGCCTGTGTTCGGAAGTGGGTAATACCTATGGATGGGGATTTGTCAACATCAACTTGCGTCCCTACTATTCTGAAGGCTCAAAGACATTAGGATTTGAAGTTGCCGAACAGTTGGGATGGAAACTTCCGGATCATATCGTTGCGCCTCTCGCATCTGGTTCTTTATACACCAAGATTTACAAGGGCTTCCAAGAGTTCGTTAAAGTTGGCTTAGTAGAAGATAAAAACGTTCGCTTTAGCGGCGCACAAGCAGAAGGATGTTCTCCCATCGCGCAAGCTTTCAGGGAAGAAAGAGACTTTGTTACGCCTGTCAAACCCAATACAATTGCCAAGTCTATTGCCATTGGCAACCCGGCTGACGGGATTTATGCACTAGAAATTGCGAGGAAGACAGGTGGTAATATTGAATCGGTTACTGATGCCGAAATTGTCGAAGGAATCAAGTTACTAGCCGAAACCGAAGGAATCTTCACCGAAACCGCAGGCGGTACGACTGTTGCAGTATTAAAGAAATTGGTAGAAGCCGGAAAAATCGACCCCGATGAAACTACAGTAGTTTATATTACGGGTAACGGACTCAAGACTCAGGAAGCCGTGCAGGGTTACATTGGCGAACCTCTAGTCATTGAGCCAAAATTAGATAGTTTCGAGCGTGCTTTAGAACGTTCTCGGACGCTAGAACGCCTTGAATGGCAACAAGTTTTGGTTTAG
- a CDS encoding type I polyketide synthase, which yields MGTASEQPENLSPTKRALLALKQMQAKLEALERAQNEPIAIIGMGCRFPGGADNPEAFWQLLRDGVDAITEVPSDRWNINTYYDSNPDTPGKICNRYGGFVPHLQEFDAQFFRMAPREALSLDPQQRLLLEVSWEALENAGLAPDKLMGSQTGVFIGICSTDYWHRLLLRKPTEIDAYLTTGNTHSMASGRLSYIFGFNGPSLSIDTACSSSLVAVHLACQSLRNQECNLALAGGVNRILAPEASINFSKAKMLSSDGRCKTFDASADGFVRAEGCGAIVLKRLSDAVAAGDNIFALICGSAVNQDGRTSGLTVPNGPSQQAAIEQALKNSRIEPHQIDYIETHGTGTALGDPIEIGAIGEVFGKERSSDRPLIIGSVKTNIGHLEAAAGIASLIKVVLALQNEEIPPNLHFQVPNPHINWKELPIKVPTQRISWLRGEKPRLAGVSSFGFNGTNAHVVVRESGVVGAGLSENSRNLATVNLKNPPLQKSEVIERPLHLLTLSAKNEKALRELAQRYAIFLESHPFLEIGDICFTANTGRSHFDYRLGIIASSVAQLREKLANFTTGQNAEGILQGRVPNPNRPKIAFLFAQEDSQSFTLGQKLYETQPTFRTAIDTCAEIFPSEFKVDRSKFRAFALEYALCQLWKSWGIEPSVVMGYGVGEYVAACAAGVLSLEDCLQLIIAASAEVTAGAVRYCEPKIPIISPKTGKVANDALISPDYWRDREKTSIKLTEGIKTLHQLGCEILIEISPQPTFLKTEASGLWLSSLSPEREDWQQILLSLLQLYLRGASVDWLGFDRDYLRRKVILPTYPFQRQRYWIETT from the coding sequence ATGGGAACTGCCTCCGAACAACCTGAAAATCTATCCCCAACCAAGCGGGCCTTACTAGCACTCAAGCAAATGCAAGCCAAGCTAGAAGCCTTGGAACGCGCTCAAAACGAGCCAATAGCCATTATTGGCATGGGATGCCGATTTCCTGGCGGTGCCGATAACCCGGAGGCTTTCTGGCAACTGTTGCGGGATGGAGTAGATGCCATTACAGAAGTTCCCTCCGATCGATGGAACATTAATACTTACTACGACTCAAACCCAGATACGCCAGGGAAGATCTGTAATCGTTACGGGGGGTTTGTTCCTCACCTACAAGAGTTTGACGCTCAGTTCTTTCGCATGGCGCCGCGAGAAGCCCTTAGTCTCGACCCCCAACAACGCCTGCTTTTGGAAGTAAGCTGGGAAGCCTTAGAAAATGCAGGGCTAGCACCTGACAAGCTCATGGGCAGTCAGACGGGAGTATTCATCGGTATTTGCAGTACCGATTACTGGCATCGCTTGCTCTTAAGAAAACCGACTGAAATCGATGCTTACCTAACAACGGGCAATACTCACAGTATGGCATCAGGTCGCTTGTCTTATATTTTTGGTTTCAACGGACCCAGCCTATCAATAGATACGGCATGTTCTTCATCGCTAGTTGCCGTTCATTTAGCTTGCCAAAGCCTGCGCAACCAAGAATGTAATTTGGCTTTAGCGGGAGGAGTTAACCGAATTCTTGCGCCAGAAGCGAGTATCAATTTTTCAAAAGCGAAAATGCTTTCGAGCGACGGTCGTTGCAAAACCTTTGATGCTTCTGCCGATGGATTTGTTCGTGCGGAAGGGTGCGGGGCGATCGTTCTCAAGCGCCTTAGCGATGCAGTTGCAGCAGGAGATAATATATTCGCACTCATTTGCGGTTCGGCTGTCAATCAAGACGGTCGCACTAGCGGACTGACCGTACCTAATGGACCCTCGCAACAGGCGGCGATCGAGCAGGCATTGAAAAACAGTCGCATCGAACCACACCAGATCGATTATATAGAAACTCATGGCACTGGTACGGCTCTCGGAGATCCCATTGAAATAGGAGCGATAGGCGAAGTATTTGGCAAGGAACGTTCTAGCGATCGACCGCTAATAATCGGTTCGGTAAAAACCAATATCGGTCACCTAGAAGCGGCTGCTGGCATTGCTAGCCTAATTAAAGTGGTTCTTGCGCTTCAAAACGAAGAGATTCCACCCAATTTGCATTTCCAGGTTCCCAATCCCCACATTAATTGGAAGGAACTGCCAATAAAAGTACCGACACAAAGAATTTCTTGGTTGAGAGGAGAAAAACCGCGCTTAGCAGGAGTTAGTTCCTTTGGCTTTAACGGTACTAACGCTCATGTCGTCGTTCGGGAGTCAGGAGTTGTAGGGGCGGGTTTATCTGAAAACTCTAGGAACCTAGCAACCGTTAATCTAAAAAATCCGCCCCTACAGAAGTCGGAAGTCATCGAACGTCCGCTACATTTATTGACTCTCTCGGCCAAAAATGAGAAGGCTTTGAGAGAGTTAGCCCAACGATATGCAATCTTTTTAGAATCTCATCCGTTTTTAGAAATAGGAGATATTTGTTTTACTGCGAATACAGGGCGATCGCATTTTGACTATCGATTGGGCATCATTGCCTCTTCTGTCGCTCAACTGCGGGAGAAGTTAGCTAATTTTACAACCGGGCAAAACGCTGAAGGAATCCTGCAAGGAAGAGTTCCCAATCCCAATCGCCCTAAGATAGCATTTCTGTTTGCACAAGAAGATTCACAATCCTTTACCTTGGGACAAAAACTCTACGAAACCCAACCTACCTTTCGCACTGCTATCGATACATGTGCTGAAATCTTCCCTTCAGAATTCAAAGTCGATCGTTCAAAATTCAGAGCCTTTGCTCTCGAATATGCCCTATGTCAATTGTGGAAATCCTGGGGGATAGAACCCTCTGTTGTTATGGGCTATGGAGTAGGAGAATACGTGGCTGCTTGCGCGGCGGGAGTATTGAGCCTAGAAGACTGCTTGCAATTAATTATTGCCGCTTCTGCGGAGGTAACGGCTGGGGCAGTCCGCTATTGTGAGCCAAAAATTCCAATAATTTCTCCGAAAACCGGAAAAGTTGCCAATGACGCTCTAATATCTCCCGATTATTGGCGCGATCGCGAAAAAACATCGATAAAGTTAACAGAGGGAATCAAAACTTTACACCAGTTAGGTTGTGAGATCTTGATAGAAATTAGTCCCCAGCCTACTTTTCTAAAAACCGAAGCCAGCGGACTCTGGCTGTCTAGTTTGTCACCAGAACGAGAAGACTGGCAACAAATCTTATTGAGTCTGCTCCAGTTATACTTGCGGGGAGCGTCTGTAGATTGGTTGGGTTTTGACCGAGACTATCTGCGTCGCAAGGTAATATTACCTACCTATCCGTTTCAGAGACAACGTTATTGGATAGAAACAACATGA